One Glutamicibacter halophytocola DNA segment encodes these proteins:
- a CDS encoding DsbA family protein → MSTNNPRPTKAQRNASAREKAAQLRASQEAAQKRKSLFVKLGVLVAVIIVIALVVTLIVRNNNAKIEDSGATPQGATAAGGIVVTSADSVAEKTTDQVDVTKLTAPEEPLAAPEPRDLIVAKKGEPINITMYVDANCVHCADFEATYGDQIEKWLANGDVNVEYRNVGYLDGGSPTNFSSRGANALACVADESPAAYMKFVKALWGHYPEGEMKNAELAQMAVDNGASESVSDCIEGDKFRPFVQYATTAGQYDGVKGTPSIFIQGKELALGTDDFPTKVEEAIKANK, encoded by the coding sequence CGCGAGCGCTCGCGAAAAGGCTGCCCAGCTACGAGCCAGCCAAGAAGCCGCTCAAAAACGCAAGTCACTTTTCGTGAAGCTTGGCGTTCTTGTCGCCGTCATTATTGTTATCGCACTGGTAGTTACGCTGATCGTCCGAAACAACAATGCGAAGATTGAAGACAGCGGTGCCACTCCTCAGGGCGCGACGGCTGCCGGCGGCATCGTGGTAACTTCCGCTGACTCGGTTGCTGAGAAAACTACCGACCAGGTAGACGTTACGAAGCTGACCGCTCCCGAAGAGCCGCTGGCTGCTCCTGAACCGCGTGACCTGATTGTCGCCAAGAAGGGCGAGCCAATCAATATCACCATGTACGTGGATGCCAATTGCGTGCACTGCGCCGACTTCGAAGCCACTTACGGCGACCAGATCGAAAAATGGCTGGCCAATGGCGACGTTAACGTCGAGTACCGCAACGTTGGATACCTCGATGGCGGTTCGCCAACCAACTTCTCCTCGCGTGGCGCCAACGCTCTTGCTTGCGTCGCCGATGAGAGCCCAGCTGCCTACATGAAGTTCGTGAAGGCACTGTGGGGCCACTACCCAGAGGGCGAAATGAAGAACGCTGAACTGGCCCAGATGGCAGTGGACAATGGAGCCAGCGAATCGGTCAGCGACTGCATCGAGGGCGACAAGTTCCGCCCATTCGTCCAGTATGCGACCACCGCAGGCCAGTACGATGGCGTGAAGGGAACCCCTTCGATCTTCATCCAGGGCAAGGAACTCGCTTTGGGCACCGATGACTTCCCGACCAAGGTTGAAGAAGCGATCAAGGCCAATAAGTAA